The Leucobacter chromiiresistens genome has a window encoding:
- a CDS encoding peptide MFS transporter, giving the protein MAKSSPDVPPTGGTQIATERIGVTRALGVVADEAKPSGLITLSAAEMWERFSFYGLQVLLAYYLYYSVTDGGLGLPQPVALGIAGAYGGLVYIAQIVGAWIADRVLAPRYVVLIGGSAILAGHVMLAVVPGLLGLVIGLALIVIGTGGLKVNTTMMVGALYPKGGAKRDAGYSIYYMGITIGAFFGPLLTGWLHQEWGFHIAFGAAAVGMAVGLTQYAIGMRKLPASTAVVPNPLPPAHRLRWAIAAAAGIALVALVVATGMVRADNISNAVALVVVAAAVAIFAMLLTNRQVTPAERRSVLRYLPVFLMSLVFWTLLFQLFTAFAVFADTKIQLTAGSVTIPPTLIVTLESLAVAGITALLAVLWTRSRASRMQPVSKLITGVVAMALGAALIVPFSLGAGQSMPLLAAIPVMLLFAFGEALFAPSALSFTAELAPRAANAQMTALYFLTMAGGSTLSGWVSGLYQPGSEGQYFSIVAVASLIVIALLGVAYRLLDSRLRVG; this is encoded by the coding sequence ATGGCGAAATCCTCCCCCGACGTTCCCCCGACCGGCGGAACCCAGATCGCGACCGAGCGCATCGGCGTGACCCGCGCACTCGGCGTCGTCGCCGACGAGGCGAAGCCCAGCGGCCTGATCACGCTGTCCGCGGCCGAGATGTGGGAGCGCTTCAGCTTCTACGGCCTCCAGGTGCTGCTCGCCTACTACCTGTACTACTCCGTCACCGACGGGGGCCTCGGTCTGCCGCAGCCCGTCGCCCTCGGCATCGCCGGAGCCTACGGCGGCCTCGTCTACATCGCGCAGATCGTCGGCGCCTGGATCGCCGACCGCGTGCTCGCCCCCCGGTACGTGGTGCTCATCGGCGGCAGCGCGATCCTCGCGGGCCACGTCATGCTCGCCGTCGTACCGGGCCTCCTCGGCCTCGTGATCGGCCTCGCGCTCATCGTCATCGGCACCGGCGGCCTGAAGGTCAACACCACGATGATGGTCGGCGCGCTCTACCCGAAGGGCGGAGCGAAGCGCGACGCCGGCTACTCCATCTACTACATGGGCATCACGATCGGCGCGTTCTTCGGGCCGCTGCTCACCGGGTGGCTGCACCAGGAGTGGGGCTTCCACATCGCCTTCGGCGCCGCGGCCGTCGGCATGGCGGTGGGCCTCACCCAGTACGCCATCGGCATGCGCAAGCTGCCCGCCAGCACGGCGGTCGTGCCCAACCCGCTCCCCCCGGCGCACCGCCTCCGGTGGGCGATCGCGGCCGCCGCCGGCATCGCGCTCGTCGCCCTGGTCGTCGCCACCGGAATGGTGCGCGCCGACAACATCAGCAACGCGGTCGCCCTCGTCGTGGTCGCCGCCGCGGTCGCCATCTTCGCCATGCTGCTGACGAACCGGCAGGTGACCCCCGCCGAGCGTCGCTCCGTGCTCCGGTACCTCCCCGTCTTCCTGATGAGCCTCGTCTTCTGGACACTGCTCTTCCAGCTCTTCACGGCGTTCGCGGTCTTCGCGGATACGAAGATCCAACTCACGGCCGGCTCCGTCACCATTCCGCCCACGCTCATCGTCACACTCGAGAGCCTCGCCGTCGCCGGCATCACCGCCCTGCTCGCGGTGCTGTGGACGCGCAGCCGGGCCTCCCGCATGCAGCCGGTGAGCAAGCTCATCACCGGCGTCGTCGCCATGGCGCTCGGCGCCGCGCTCATCGTTCCCTTCAGCCTCGGCGCCGGCCAGTCGATGCCGCTGCTCGCCGCGATCCCGGTCATGCTGCTGTTCGCATTCGGCGAAGCGCTGTTCGCGCCGTCCGCACTGTCATTCACCGCCGAGCTCGCACCGCGCGCCGCCAACGCGCAGATGACGGCCCTCTACTTCCTCACCATGGCGGGCGGATCGACCCTCTCCGGCTGGGTGTCGGGCCTCTACCAGCCGGGCTCCGAGGGTCAGTACTTCAGCATCGTCGCCGTGGCGTCGCTCATAGTCATCGCGCTGCTCGGCGTCGCCTACCGGCTCCTCGACTCGCGGTTGCGGGTCGGCTGA